The following are encoded in a window of Narcine bancroftii isolate sNarBan1 chromosome 2, sNarBan1.hap1, whole genome shotgun sequence genomic DNA:
- the LOC138752538 gene encoding E3 ubiquitin-protein ligase TRIM69-like: MISRNVCLGMFKGPVQYKLWKEMKNFISPAPAVLSLDPQTAHPWLQLSDDLTSVMVGSSRQPVSDSPARFDVCVSVLAKEGFVGGTHYWEVEVRHKTKWDLGVAFESINRKGDIALNPENGYLVLSLSNSNQCCALTSAAPTLLPLTEPLNRIGIHLDYEGGQLSFYNASNLSHLYTFTETFTERVFPFFCPCLNDTGDNGAPLSIRAPH; encoded by the exons ATGATATCCAGGAATGTGTGCCTAGGAATGTTCAAGGGTCCTGTGCAGTACAAACTGTGGAAGGAAATGAAGAATTTCATCAGTCCAG CTCCAGCTGTCCTGTCTTTGGATCCCCAGACTGCCCACCCTTGGCTCCAACTGTCTGATGACCTCACCAGCGTGATGGTTGGATCAAGCAGGCAGCCGGTTTCTGACAGCCCGGCGAGGTTCGACGTGTGCGTCTCTGTGTTGGCCAAGGAGGGTTTTGTGGGCGGGACACACTATTGGGAGGTGGAGGTCAGGCACAAGACCAAGTGGGACTTGGGGGTAGCCTTTGAGTCCATCAACAGGAAGGGGGACATTGCCCTGAATCCGGAGAATGGCTATTTAGTGCTGTCCTTGAGCAATAGTAACCAGTGCTGTGCTCTCACCTCCGCGGCACCCACCCTACTGCCTTTGACAGAGCCGCTGAACCGGATTGGCATTCACCTCGATTACGAAGGAGGTCAGTTGTCtttttacaatgccagcaacctgtCCCACCTCTACACGTTTACGGAGACATTTACTGAGAGGGTATTTCCTTTCTTTTGTCCGTGTTTGAATGACACAGGAGACAACGGTGCTCCCCTTTCCATTAGAGCGCCCCATTAA